The DNA region TTGATTGCCAGTCTCATCGCCTCCGCCTATCGATTGTGGATCGGCGGGATCGGCACCCTCCCCGGTATTTGTTCGATTGCCGGGGCAGCCCTGCTTGGATTCGCCGCTTATCGACTGTGGCAGGATCAGGAGTATTACCGAAATCCTGTTTTATTATATGGCTTTGGTCTGGTGGTCACGCTGGTAATGCTGGTTTGCCAGCTGCTTTTACCCTTTGATATGGCTTTGGAAATCCTCGGAGATATATGGTCTCCCGTCCTGCTGTTTTACCCGCTTGGCACCGTTCTGCTGGGAATACTGATCGCAGACCATGAGCACAGAATGCGAACTCATCGGTCCATTAGGGAAAATGAAAAGCGTTATCGCAGTTTGTTCGAAAATAATCATGTGGCGACCTGGTTGCTGGATCCGGAGACGGGTGATATTGTTGACGCTAACCAGGCGGCAGCAAATTTTTACGGATGGTCCCGGGACCAGCTCCGAACCATGAACGTTGCGGAGGACATCAATGTGCAGGCCCCGGAGGCAGTAAAAAATCATATACGCCAATCATGGCAACGCGAGGATCACTATTACGAATTTCAGCATCAGATAGCTGACGGTTCATTAGTTGACGTGGCGATTTACACCGGATTCATTAATCTGGGCGGGAAAGATCTCTTGTTTTCACACATCTTTGATATTACCGAAAGTAAAGGGGTGCAACAGGAACTCCGGGAAAGCGAAGAGAAGTTCCGGGTGGCCTTTCAAACAAGTCCGGATGCGGTGAATCTTAACCGGTTGTCCGATGGTTTTTATATCGACATCAATGAAGGGTTTACCAGAAGCACCGGGTATACCAGAGAAGATACCCTGGGAAAGACCTCCCTGGAATTAAATATATGGAACAATCCCAGTGACAGGGAGCGGTTGGTTGCCGGATTGCAACAGAATGGAGTGGTTAACAATCTGGAAGCCGAATTTGTAACCAAAGATGGCGATGTCCGGATCGGGTTAATGTCTGCGCGGATTATGGAACTCCATGGTGAATCAGTAATTATGTCCGTGACCCGGGATATCACCGAACGAAAACGGGCAGAGCGCGCACTCCGAAAAAGTGAAGAACGGTACACCCGTATCGCTAACACCATCCCCGGTGTCCTGTACGATTATAAACGCTGGCCCGATGGCCGCACTAAATTTTTGTATATCAGCCCACAGTGTGAAGAGATCTTTGAATATCCGGCAGTGGAGATAATGGAAGACGCGAACATTCTCTGGAATATGGTGCACCCGAAAGATATTGGACGGTTGCAGGAAGAGGATCGACTGGCCAATGAAACGGGCCAGATGTTCCAGTCGGAAGTCCGGATCCGGCCGCCGTCCGGGAAAGAAAAGTGGATTCAGCTGACTTCGCGTCCCAGTCCGCATAAGCCTGACACGCCGGAAATATGGAGCGGGGTTATCCTTGATATTACCGACCAGAAGGTCGCTGAAGAAGCGGTACGGGAGAGCGAACGCCGGTACAGCGCGTTGATGGAAACGGCACCAGACTTGATTATTTCCATCGACATGGAGGGGCGCATCAATTACGTAAATTCTCAGGTAGAGGCTGTGCTGGGGTATAAAGCTTCTATGGTAATCGGAAAGCAAATTACAGATTTTATGCAGCCGGAAGACGCGGCTATTACCCGGGAAGGTCTTCAAAGCAGACTCGATGGCGATACAGCTATCAAATCCTACGAGTTGTCGGTGTTCAATAAGGACGGAGAATCCAATCCGTTTGAAATCAGAACTGTACCGATTATCAAAGAAGGAGACCCCAGGGAAATAATGATTATCGCCCGGGATATTCGGGATCGGGAAAAGCTGGAGGCCCAGCTGCGGCAGGCGCAAAAGATGGATGCTATCGGCCGGCTTGCCGGAGGAATTGCCCACGATTTTAATAATAAACTGACCGTGATCCTCGGCCAGGTCGAGTTTGCCCTGACCCATGTCAATCAGGCGGACTCGTTGTATCAAAAATTGATCATGATAAAACAATCCGCGAAAGATTCAGCGGATTTAACACGCCAGCTCCTGGCCTTCGCGCGAAAGCAAAATACCATCCCGAAGATGCTGGATCTCAATGAAACGGTGTCCGGAATGCTATCAATGCTCCACCGCATTATCGGCGAAGACATTGACCTGGGATGGTATCCGGGCGCTAATCTCTGGCCGGTCCACCTTGATCCGGGGCAGATTGATCAAATTCTTGCCAATCTGCTTGTGAATGCCAGAGATGCCATCGAAGGGATAGGGAAAGTGACTATAGAGACCCAAAACGCTTCGTTCACTCCGGAGTATTGCGAAGAGGCTCCGGGGTTTTCTCCGGGAGATTACGTCATGTTGGCGGTGAGCGATACCGGTCATGGCATGGGTAAAGCTACGGTTAAACAGATCTTTGAACCGTTTTTTACTACAAAACCCCAGGGAAAAGGGACCGGGTTGGGCCTGTCGACGGTGTACGGTATTATCAAACAGAACGATGGCTTTATTAACGTATACAGCGAACCAGGCGAAGGCACCACCTTTAAAATCTACTTTACCCGCTATGAGGGCAAACAGGAAGTTGAATCGGAGCAAAAACCAGAAGGCTCCGTTCAGCGGGGAAACGAAACCATCCTGTTGGTTGAAGACGATCCTGCAATTTTAAAACTTGGGACAGTTATGCTGAACGAGTTAGGGTATGAGGTGATCCCGGCAAATTCCGGAGAAGAAGCGTTACTGAAAGCCAGGGATTTTCAGAGCAGAATACACCTGTTGCTGACGGATGTTATTATGCCGGAAATGAATGGCCGGGACCTGGCTGACCAGCTACAATCGTCTTATCCGGCAATGAAAATCTTGTTCATGTCCGGATACACCGCCGATATCATAGCCCACAAAGGTGTAATGGAAGAAGGGGTCCACTTTTTACAAAAACCGTTTATGCACGATACACTGGCACAGAAAGTCCGGGAGATCCTGGATGGGTGAAAAATTTATCCCGCCATCCAGAAAACCACGTGTGTGAACCCGTGGATGAATGGTTTTCTGGGCGGGATTCCGCCCAGACTCCGCCGAAAGGCGGAGTCAAAGCAGGAACCCCGGCTGCAAAGCCGGGGGGCTGCATTTTGGTTGGATCGCGTCACAGTGAATGGTCAAAATCCTACAGACGGTAGCGTCAATAATTCTATATGTCCATAGTACATCAATTGGTGAAATCGTTCAATAATCGCTTGACAATGGAATGGTAAGCCCCTAATTAAAGTCAGAACAGATCATTTGTGTCTCGGTAACATCGCTTTTTCCAAACAACTCTGTTTGAGAAGTGTTCGATAACTCCAGCCGCTCTCTATTCTGTCTATACACATGTTTCCTTATCGATTCAATGCAATGATCATAATTGTCAGTTTAAATCCCGGAACATCACATGGAATATCTTACAACGCTCCTTGAGCCTGTTTTTGACTTGCAGGCGGATTCAATCCTTCGTCAGATCTCAATACTTCTGAATTCCCATTTACGACGGGAACCATCGGAAGATGAAATCGGAGACCATTTTTCACTAGAACAGATTTCCCGACGGGAATGGAAAGGCATATGGGATGAAAATCCAATTTTTAAATTGAAAGCAACGAACGCACCATTTGCCAAATCCCACTATTTTAATCTGGAACTCATTCCGCTGAGAAAATCCTGAGTTCCGCTGCTGCTTGTTGAACGCAGATCTTTTGTCAGAATTTTTGAAGAATAAGAAGAGATAAGCTTCCGACAGTCTTCTGGTATAACGTGCCGAAGCAATAGTTGCCGACAGGATTCCTTGTGAGGGTTTCTATATTTTTATCCGCTAATCCGGTTTATCCTGTTTATCCTGTCCATTGGTTTTGTTGGTTAGGCTATTGGAAAAACCTATTTGACGGGGTTTGCACAATATCCAGAATTTTAAAAAAAGGATCCCGGCAGGTTCTCTCCCGGCTTTTCCTATTCAAATCAGGCTATTTCTCCGTATCTGCCTCTTCACCCCCCGGTTAGTGATTCGAATATTTTTTTCCATGGCTGTGTGGGTAATCCTGGAAATGAGAAAGTCCAAAACGACGACATTTTCATCGGTAGATTCAGTGGTTACATCTACACTTTGTATCTCATTGGGGACCACACAGATTTGACGTAATTCCCTGTTCGGTGGAAAATTTAACACAATTAGTGACTATTCAGACAAATTAGGGCACTCTATACCAAAATAAACCAGGAAATAAAAAACTCTATAACCCTTACCCTTGTGGTGAAAAGCTTTTGGATGGTGCGCCAGTCCCCCTTCGTACAGGTTCTCTGCGGTACACAAATTTCGGAATGTGCGAATACAGGTGTGATATGAAAAGGCCCCATCCCGAAGGACAGGGCCTGCGTTGTACCCTCAATAAAGATCAGGGAAAGGATTTCCTATGGTGTCTCAGATTCGATCACCGCTTGTATGGTATGCAGTACCTCCTGTAAATCGAACGGTTTCTTTAGGACTGCCTGAAATCCCTGGTCCTTCAGACTCCGATCTTTTTCGGCATCCACATACCCGGTAATGGCAATCAGAGGGAGGTCCGGATAATCCTCACGAATAGTTGCCGCCACCTGTTCTCCGCTCATATCCGGAAGGCCTAAATCAGTGATGAGGAGTGACACCGGGCTCTCCAGCGTCTCAAATCGTTCGATACCTTCCTGACCATTTTTGGCGGTGGTGACTGTATAACCAACGGATTCGAGTGTTTCCTGTAATAAAGCGCGCAATGGCGATTCATCTTCGATGAGATAAATCTGTTCACCATTGGCAGTATACTCCATAATCGGTTGTTCCGGTACTTCGGATTCCACAGTATCCTCAGTCATGGGCAAGCCGATCACAAAAGTGGTCCCTTTCCCCACGGCGCTCTCCACATCAATCCAACCATCGTGATTGGTAATGATCTTCTGCGCGACTGCCAATCCAAGGCCGGTGCCCTGCCCATGTTCCTTGGTAGTAAAAAAAGGCTCAAAGATCCGCTCCTGGGTCTTCCGGTCCATCCCGGCACCGGTATCAGTGACTTCAATACAGAGGTATGGGGAGTCTGTTTCTGGTTTGTGCGTTTGATACTCCTCCGGCGTCGCGTCCCGTATCCCGAGAGTCACCGTGCCCTGTTCCTCCATCGCATGAGCGGCGTTGATACACATATTGATCAGGACTTGCTGGAGTTGGGTCCGTTCGGCCAGCACCAAATCATTCGCAGCATATTTTTCCACCGTCACATCTACGGACGCAGGCAGGGTGTATTCTGCCATTTTCTGGATATCATAGAGCAACGCCTGCAATGCAACCGGCTCCACTTGCGGTGTCCCTGAACGGGTAAAGGTTAACAGGCGATCCGTCACTGTTTCGCCGCGGTCCATGGCTGTAAATGCCATATCAAAATAGTGGGCGATGTCACCCTCATCTATCTGGACCTGGATCATTTGTATCGCACCGCTGATGGTGGCCAGAACATTGTTAAAGTCATGGGCTATACCACCGGCAACCTGGCCCAGTGATTCCACTTTTTGTGATTGGATTAGTTGCTGTTCGAGCTTTTTCTGTTCGGTTATATCCTCCACGGTGCCCTCATAATAGAGCACATTACCCTGATCGTTTTTCACGGCATGAGCGTTTTCTTTGACAGTAATTTCGTGACCGTCCCGGTGTATCCAGGTTGATTGGAAGTTGCGCACCACACCGTGGTTCAAGATTGTATCAATGAACTCGTCGCGGGGATACTCCCGAAAATGGTCAAGCTCGGAGATAAACTGGCCCTCGAATTTATCTGGAACGTCGTACCCCAGCATATGGGCGAATTGCGGGTTAACCATCCGAATTTCTCCCGCTGGTGTTGTCCGATAAAATCCCTCTTCCATGTTTTCAACGATCCCCCGGAACAGGGCTTCGGACTTGCGCAACGCCTGCTGGGTTTCAATCAAATCCGTGATATCCTGGGCAACCCCGACCACCCGGTACACCTCGCCGTCTTCATTTTCGATGGGATAGGCCTGGTCGCGTACCCACCGGATCGAATTGTCTGGACGGATGATGCGATAGGTTTCATCAAATTCGCCTGTCTTTTGCAGGGGCAGTCGGTCTTGCACCCGCTCGCGGTCTTCCGGGTGGATATATAGCAGAAAGGCTGTGGCTTTTTCATATAATTCGTCAACCGGGCGATCCCACACTTCCTCATATCCCGGACTGATATAGAGCATTTTATTTTTGTCCGGATCTGTGATATAAAAGACCTCCTCTATGTTTTCGGCGATCTGGCGGAACCGGGCTTCACTCTCCTTTAATCGCGCCTCGGCCTGTTTTCGTTCTGTGATATCCCTGTACAACCAGAGGTTTTCATTTTGTCCGTCACCGAGAGAGATCGGGACGTAATCCCGTTCAAGGATCCGCCCGTCTGTCAGCCGGATTTCTTCACTGGTTACCCGTTCTTTCTTTTGTATGCGTTCCTGGATTCCGTGATAGAACTTTTCCGGCTCTTCAAAGAGATCATCTACTTCTCTGAACGCCTCACCGCCCTTCCTCCCGATTACAGCATCCGGACTTTCAAATCCCGTCAGGTTACAAAACTGTTGATTCACATGCGTTATCATGTGATCATCATCCTCGACAATCACCCCGCCCGGAACATTATTTATCAGGCTGGAGAACAGGTTCAGGTTTCTGCGTAACTGACTCTCCATCTCTTTCCGATCGGTGATATCATCAACAATGGAATAGATCGACAGGAGCTGTCCCTGATTATCATAGATGGCGGAATTATACCACTGACAGGTGATTACATCACTCGATTTCGTGTAGTTCCGGTTGGTTGAAATGTTGCGTGCGTTCTCTCCTGACAACAGTTTGTTCATGATCCGGTCGACTTCCGCAGCATCTTTTTCGTGAACAAATTGCCACTCTTCCGGGTTTTTACCCAGGACTTCGGCTTCATTCCACCCAAAGAAAGCTTCCGCCTGGCCTGTCCATTGCGCTACGCGGAATTCCGCATCCCATTCGATAATCGCGAGCGGAGAGTTTTCAATCTGCGCCTGTATTCTGTTTTTTGCCCTGCGCAGTGCCTCGACCTTGTTCTCGTTTTCCCGGAGGAGATCCACTAAACGTTGCCGCATCGCATTGAGTGATCGTCCAACCCGTGTAATTTCCGGAGGCCCCTCTATGTCGATCTGTGTCTCGAAATCCCCGAGTTCGATCCTGGAGGCTTTGTCCTCTAAATTCCGCAATGGTTGGATGATATTGCGGATATTGCGATACATGCTATACCCCAACCCGCCAATCAGTGATATAGAGAGTAAAATCAGAATCCATTGATTCCGTTGATGGAGATGCTGCACCTCCTGCCGGGCAGTTTGCGCTTCGGTAATCGCCAATGTTATGAGTTTCTGCGTTTCGATGCGTAAATGGCTGGAGATCCGGGAGACCAACTGCTCGCGTAAATTGTTTCCTTGAATCCTGGTGGAAGCCTTCGATTGCCTGTTTTGCTGTCGGATGACGCTATCCAACATCGTGAAGGTCGTCCCCAGGGAGCGGAACGTAGAACGAATAATATGAAGATCTAACAGGGAGTCCACGGGCTCCAGCTGTGCTTGGATATCCTGATACTGGGCCTGCCACTGCCGATAGGTTCGGGGTTCCTTATATGTGAGGTATTCTGCCGTGAGCAGATTCAGTTCCACGAGTTCATTGGCAAAGTCCGTGAGGGTTTCAGCTTCCTGAATTTCCTTGGAGATCTGCTGGTAAGAGAACAGATAGATCACCAACAGAACTACCACCGTACCAATCACTCCACCAGCGACGAAGGTCAGGCGGTTTTGAATAGTCATCGGATTATTGTAATCCCTTCCGGGTGAACGGATTCCATGGCGTTAAAATAGATGAATTTCGTAAAATCCGGTATGCTGTCATGCGGGACCTGACCGTCGTTCCGGAGAATCCACCGCGCCTGGTCTTCGAGTGTCGAGATTAACGGCTCACTGAGCGACAGTTGATAGTCCACAATATTCCAAATTCCCCGGATGACCGAGGTGTCCACACCCGTGTGATGTGCCAAAGTCCCCATGGCTGAATCCGGGTGTCGCTTGATGTACTGATTCGCCGATTGCAATGCCTCCAGATAGCGGATCAGCACCTCGGGATTCCTCTCGGCAAATGCCTGCGTCGTGGTCGCCAGCCACGCAATACGATAATTCAACACCGGATCCATCCGGAGCGCTTTCTGGCCGAGTTGTTTTTCTGTTTCGTATAAATACGGTTGCCAGGAGGCCATGGCATCAATGGATCCTGCAAGCAGAGAATCGGCTGACCGGTTGACATTGAGATCCACCAGTTCCATTTCTTCCCGGGTCAGGTTGTTTTCTAGCAGAAACGTATCAAACATATACTCAAGCGAGGTATTCATATCCATGCCAATCCGTTTTCCCGGGAGATCGGCAGGGCTGGTAATGCCGTGATCGGTGCGGGTGAGAATGCCCTGGAGATGGGTACTGTAGATTAAATCCGCAAAAATATAGATGGGAGGTGGGGACGTATTTGTGTACTTCGTGGGATTCAACGCGATATAGGCTATCGGCAGGTCGGCAACATGCGCAATATCGACTTCCTGCTGGAATAATAAGGTCAGAGCCTTAACGCCGGAGGGTTGCTTCACCAGATCAATTTGCAATCCCTGATCGGAGAAATACCCTTGCTCCAGTGCGACGTAGGTGGCCAAATCGCCCAGGTATGGATTGGTGCCCACCCGAACCTCCGTAGGTGGAGGCCGCTCCTGACACCCGAAGAGTCCCATCATGAGACTCAACAACAGCACGATGGGTTCCGTATATTTGAACGATCTCATCCCCACCCTCACTTCTTCTAAAGATTGTCAGAATAATACCGGTTCTCTTGGCAACATACAAATTAGGGGGTGTGATTTTCATCAAATATATTAAAATTGTTGAATTATTCAACGGTGCCGGCGTTTAAATGTACAACATACGAAAAATAGTCATTCTAATTTGAATAGGATATCTCCAGAAATGCATAGAATTTAAGGCTTCAGCGCGGGTTAATTCCCCGGATCTCTGTGGACAATATACGGACAAACTACTGCGGAATATGCGGTTTATGCGGGGGGCGGTCAGAAATGGCCACCCAAACAAAAAGCCCTGCATCCCTTGAAATACAAGGATTACAAGGCTTTCTAATGGTACGCCCGGCGTGACTCGAACACGCAACCTGCGGATTAGAAGTCCGCTGCTCTATCCAGTTGAGCTACGGGCGCATAAATGCGTTAGTTATCATCTGAAGCGGTCAAATATAAAAAGGGGAAGTGCCTTTGAGAAGCGGAAAGTCTGAAATACCCGGCCTTGGTTTGCGGGTTCAGGATTGTATCAATTGCCGTTATGCCGTAAATTCGTCCAACTATCTTTGATGTCAGGACGGGGGAAGTTAATGCGTTTAACGAACAGAATTAGTCTGATTGTCTGTCTCATCTGTCTTCCGATCACTATTCACTCTCAGAATACAGGAGCGGATACCGAAATGCTACGGGAAAGAATTAACCGGTTCGCAAAAACCCAAATCACCTACGATCACTCCTTGATGGATACGAATCAGCGGAAGGTTGTGGAAAATTTGTACCACGCTGCGGTCATTATGGATTCGTTGTTTCTGGATCAAGTGTACGAAGAAAATCCGGAGATAAAACGGGAGCTTCAGACACAAACCGGCGAAAAAGCGAATCTGCAGATGGAACTCTTTAATATCATGTTCGGACCGTTCGATCGGTTGGATGGCAATAAGCCGTTCTATGGGAATAATCAGAAACCGGCAGGTGCCAACTACTATCCCGGCGATATGACGCGGGAAGAGTTCAATCGCTGGATTGAGGAGCATCCGGAGGACGAAGAGGCGTTTGAGAGCGAGTATACGATGATCCGAAGACGGAACGGTGATTTGGTTGCGATACCGTATAGCGAGTATTACAACGAGCGACTGACTGAGGCGGCGAACTATCTCAGGGAAGCGGCAAAGTTCGCGGAAAATCCCACGGTGAAGCGGTACCTGAATACACGGGCAGATGCATTCCTGTCGAATGATTATTACGAGAGCGATATGGCGTGGATGGATATGGAAGATCACCTGATTGAGGTGGTGATCGGGCCGTACGAGGTATACGAGGATGCACTGTTTAATTACAAGGCGGCGTTCGAGTGTTTTATCACACTCCGGGATCCGGAGGAGAGCGCCAAGGTGGCTAAATTTGCGGAATATCTTACGGAGATGGAGCAGCATCTGCCTATCCCGGAGGAGTATAAAAATCCCGACCGCGGATCGGAATCCCCGATAGTCGTGGCCCAGGAGGTCTTTTCTGCGGGAGATACAAAAGCCGGTGTCCAGACGTTGGCGTTTAATCTCCCGAATGATGAGCGGGTCCGGAAAGCCAAGGGCTCGAAAAAGGTGCTGTTGAAAAATGTCAACGAGGCAAAATTCGATAAACTGCTCCGCCCCATCGCCGGGAAAATATTAGAGTCACAGCAGTTGGAATATGTGACATTCAATGCATTTTTCGACCACGTATTGATGCACGAAATGTCTCACGGTATCGGACCGGGGTATATCACCGTGGATGGACGTGAGACGGAAGTCCGCGATGAACTGAAAGAAACGTATTCCACTATTGAGGAGTGCAAGGCGGACATCCTTGGGATGTATAACAATATTTTTATGGTGGAAAAGGGTGAGTATCCGGAATCCATGGTCCAGGAGACCTGGGTGACGTATTTGGCCGGTATTTTTCGGTCGGCCCGGTTCGGCATCGGTTCTGCCCATGGGGCCGGGAACGCCATCATCTTTAACTATTTTCTGGATAAGGGCGCATACGAGTATGATGAATCGGCGCGGACTGTCCGCGTGAACTTTGATAAAGTCTATGAAGTGACCGAATCGCTGGCGACAACGTTATTGACGATTCAGGCGACTGGTGATTATCTCGGTGCCAAAGAATTAATCGGCACCTATGGGGTGCTCTCCCCTGAGATGGAAACTGTCATCGCAGAACTCTCCGGTGTACCGGTGGATATCAGACCGGTTTACGAATACCAACAGGAGATGATGGAATAATTCAGTGTGAATTCCCGGGTAAAGAGGCGAGTGCGTTGTCCTTCGCCGGGAAAATTCTGGTGGGAAATTCGCGTCCTTAAAACCGGGGTTCGAAGCGAGGGTTGACCACATTGTTATAAATCGATCCAAATGTATAGCTAATACCTACCCGTAAATTATATTCGTAATTTGTTGCAAGCTCCTGCTGTCGCAGAAGGACATCTTCTGAAGAAAGATTACCCTTTGCCAGGTTGATTTGATCGTTGATGATGGAGTAGCGACCGTTGATATCCAGAGAAAAACCTTCGAACAGAAAAATCTCCAGTTCAGCGTCAAACACGACACGGTTTTTCGAAAAATCGTTCAGATAGGATGAGGCTTCCAGGGTAGTCACCGTTTCCCCCCACGGCTGGGTAAATGTGACAATAGCCTCAAACCGGTTTTTAAATAGCCCCTCCTCTGTTTTATTGTACAGCGTCTCTTCAACATAATCGTAGTGGATATATCCCAATCTGTATTGAAGCCTGAATTCGCGCTGAACTGATTCCGGATAAGGGAAAATATTATATTCAATCCCTCCGAAAAATTCGTAGGAAAGATCAATATTTCGATAGGAATTGGAATTTGTCCGGAAAAACCCACCATAGGCCCAATGGTCATTAATGGTCGGGATCACGTTGCCAAATATATTCCACCATTGTCGGTTACTCGTGGCCGTTATCTCATTTCCGGCGCTATCAGTGAAGGTAAACTGTTCCTCCCGAACATGGCCGTCCGCCCGAAAATCGAGTTTGAGATCTTTGGTTACCCGTTCGGCATTCACCGCTCCAAATACCCGGTGTTCTTCCCGGGATTCTTCACCCTCAAGATCGCCAAATAATTCCAGTTCGTACACCCAATAATTCCAGGGGTCTTCCACCTCTTCTTTAATGTCGGCGGTTACATCAAGCGTGATGTTTTCGATCATTTTTGTTTTTGACACGTACGGCAACAGCCCGATTTCAATTGCCTGTACCAGTTTTTGTCGCACAGCATCGTTGGACATGGTGCTATTTGTGGAAAAAATTGTGGTATCGTTAATACCCGCAAAGCGGTTTCTTCCCAGGAAGGTAACCGTGTATTGCTCTCCACCGCCCCCGGCAGGGACGTTAGCAATCAAGACATGGACATCGGCATTTCGGCGGTCCCGGACGTAGTCCACGTAATCGATCTCTGTCCGGATATAGTCATCATCACACCGATTGCAATCGATGAACACTTTTGGGGTACGTATCATCTGAGTCTCAGATGCTTGTTGCGCCAGCGAGGGTGGAGAGAGGAAAATTAGTATCCCTGCGAGAATCGGTATAAATTTGAAGAGATTTTTTAATAAAATATTTTTTAATTTCGACCACATTCAAAAACTCCTTGGAATCATACTTTGCTTATTAAAAATTTTTCCACTAGCCTCAGGGTGCAGCCGTCGAATATTATATCTAAAGACCGATCAACCTGAAATGCCAGAGACGGTGATCGCGCTCCCTATGTCTCGATTTAATTGTAGCCTTAAGTTAATTAATTAACCGTTTAAATAGTACAAAAAGAATCTGTAGGAAAATTGTATGACAATTATCTTCATAAGATCGATAAGGGGAGAAGGGTGATCTCCAAGCCATCACATGGATAAAGTTGAGGAGGCGGTTGACCAATCTCTGTCATCAGATTCGTAGATATATAAACAAGGAGATATTACCGAAAGAATAAGCACGGATATGGAGTCAACCTGGTTCACGGAAAATTGCAATAGGATATTTTCCTGAATTTTTATAAGCTAACAAATGGTTAGAGATAGGATTGAGTGAACCGGCATCGCGGAGAAACTTCAATGCAACCTTGTAAAATTCGGTGAGTGACCAATCGGAATATACGGTAGTCATTACTGGGGGAAAGAAACATTATCACCGAATTCGTCGTCTGGTACACTTTGCGACATTGCAACAGGGTATTGAAGAAC from Candidatus Neomarinimicrobiota bacterium includes:
- a CDS encoding peptidase, whose translation is MRLTNRISLIVCLICLPITIHSQNTGADTEMLRERINRFAKTQITYDHSLMDTNQRKVVENLYHAAVIMDSLFLDQVYEENPEIKRELQTQTGEKANLQMELFNIMFGPFDRLDGNKPFYGNNQKPAGANYYPGDMTREEFNRWIEEHPEDEEAFESEYTMIRRRNGDLVAIPYSEYYNERLTEAANYLREAAKFAENPTVKRYLNTRADAFLSNDYYESDMAWMDMEDHLIEVVIGPYEVYEDALFNYKAAFECFITLRDPEESAKVAKFAEYLTEMEQHLPIPEEYKNPDRGSESPIVVAQEVFSAGDTKAGVQTLAFNLPNDERVRKAKGSKKVLLKNVNEAKFDKLLRPIAGKILESQQLEYVTFNAFFDHVLMHEMSHGIGPGYITVDGRETEVRDELKETYSTIEECKADILGMYNNIFMVEKGEYPESMVQETWVTYLAGIFRSARFGIGSAHGAGNAIIFNYFLDKGAYEYDESARTVRVNFDKVYEVTESLATTLLTIQATGDYLGAKELIGTYGVLSPEMETVIAELSGVPVDIRPVYEYQQEMME